A region from the Arachis ipaensis cultivar K30076 chromosome B01, Araip1.1, whole genome shotgun sequence genome encodes:
- the LOC107632337 gene encoding aldehyde dehydrogenase family 2 member B4, mitochondrial, with protein sequence MAARRLSWLLSRSLSAASGADSFLHSLGRNSGGGCRKLKRFSTAAAVDEVIIPQVQINYTQHLIDGKFVDSASGKTFPTYDPRTGEVIAQVAEGDAEDINRAVAAARKAFDEGPWPKMTAYERCRILLRFADLVEKHSKELAALETWNNGKPYEQSFNDELPLFVRLFHYYAGWADKIHGMTVPADGKYHVQTLHEPIGVAGQIIPWNFPLIMFAWKVGPALACGNTVILKTAEQTPLTALYVAKLFHEAGLPPGVLNIVSGFGPTAGAALASHMDVDKLAFTGSTDTGKIVLELAARSNLKPVTLELGGKSPFIVCHDADVDHAVEQAHFALFFNQGQCCCAGSRTFVHERIYDEFLEKSKKRALRRVVGDPFKKGVEQGPQIDTEQFEKVLRYIRSGIESNATLECGGQRLGSKGFFIEPTVFSNVKDDMLIAKDEIFGPVQSILKFKDIEEVIKRANATRYGLAAGVFTKNVHTANTLMRALRVGTVWINCFDVFDAAIPFGGYKMSGIGREKGIYSLNNYLQIKAVVEPLKNPAWI encoded by the exons ATGGCCGCTCGCAGACTTTCATGGCTTCTCTCACGCTCCCTTTCTGCTGCTTCTGGAGCTGACTCTTTTCTTCACTCACTCG GAAGAAACTCTGGCGGAGGGTGCAGAAAACTGAAGAGGTTTAGCACAGCTGCAGCGGTTGATGAAGTGATTATTCCACAAGTTCAAATCAATTACACTCAGCATCTCATAGATGGCAAGTTTGTGGATTCTGCATCAG GGAAGACTTTTCCAACCTATGACCCGCGCACAGGGGAAGTTATAGCTCAAGTAGCTGAAGGAGACGCCGAAGATATCAACCGCGCCGTCGCAGCAGCACGAAAGGCCTTTGATGAAGGACCCTGGCCTAAAATGACTGCTTAT GAAAGGTGTCGGATATTGCTGCGGTTTGCTGATTTGGTGGAGAAGCATAGTAAAGAGCTTGCAGCTCTAGAGACATGGAACAATGGAAAGCCTTATGAGCAATCTTTCAACGACGAATTGCCATTGTTTGTGCGTTTGTTCCACTACTATGCTG GTTGGGCTGATAAAATTCACGGGATGACTGTACCGGCTGATGGAAAATATCACGTGCAAACATTGCATGAACCAATTGGGGTTGCAGGACAAATCATACCTTGGAATTTTCCTCTAATTATGTTTGCTTGGAAAGTTGGTCCAGCTCTGGCTTGTGGTAACACTGTCATTTTGAAGACTGCTGAGCAAACACCCCTCACCGCTCTTTATGTGGCTAAACTCTTTCATGAG GCTGGTCTTCCACCAGGTGTTCTGAATATAGTTTCTGGATTTGGCCCAACTGCTGGTGCAGCTCTTGCAAGTCACATGGACGTTGACAAG CTAGCATTTACTGGATCAACAGACACTGGAAAAATTGTGCTTGAATTGGCTGCAAGAAGCAATCTGAAGCCTGTGACATTGGAGTTAGGAGGCAAATCACCTTTTATTGTGTGTCATGATGCTGATGTTGACCACGCTGTTGAACAAGCACACTTTGCTCTCTTCTTTAATCAG GGACAATGTTGCTGTGCTGGGTCTCGAACCTTTGTACATGAGCGTATCTATGATGAGTTCTTGGAGAAGTCAAAGAAACGTGCTTTGAGACGCGTTGTTGGTGATCCATTCAAGAAGGGTGTTGAACAAGGCCCTCAG ATTGACACAGAACAATTTGAGAAAGTGCTTAGGTACATAAGATCTGGAATTGAAAGCAATGCTACCCTTGAATGTGGGGGTCAGCGATTGGGCTCAAAAGGCTTCTTCATCGAGCCAACTGTTTTCTCCAATGTTAAG GACGATATGCTGATAGCCAAAGACGAAATATTCGGGCCGGTTCAGTCCATCTTGAAATTCAA GGACATTGAAGAAGTAATAAAGAGAGCAAATGCAACACGATATGGACTAGCAGCAGGAGTGTTCACAAAGAACGTACACACAGCAAACACATTGATGAGGGCACTGAGAGTTGGAACGGTTTGGATCAACTGTTTCGATGTATTCGACGCTGCCATTCCCTTTGGAGGCTACAAGATGAGTGGCATTGGGAGGGAGAAAGGAATCTACAGTCTCAACAACTACCTTCAGATCAAAGCTGTTGTTGAACCACTCAAGAATCCTGCTTGGATTTAA